Proteins encoded in a region of the Bacteroidota bacterium genome:
- a CDS encoding glycosyl hydrolase family 18 protein, producing MKKLLLIAVTVLFPVYSLFAQSYIHKEQLEYYRQFGEQNNAFYDSLNAFIPGSSNTQKSNCSLNKIVYGYHPYWSGSAYQNYRWDLLTDLCFFSYDVDSLTGNAITTNGWSTAAVVDTAQAHGVRVHLCATLMDGHAYFLTHSIAKQNLITKLIAAVQQRNAAGVNIDFEAVPSSQKTNLTNFLIDLCNQMHAAVPGSKVSIAAPAVNWNSTFDIAALNPYLDFIIIMGYDYYWSGSTQAGPVDGLYSMTGGTYDNLSRSITNYLYSGASPSKLILALPYYGREWHTTGSTVPSNTIAGTSSARTYKFLRDNSSGNYSNANKHWEGNSFTPYYLWTDGIWHQCFGLDSKSLSRRLDMVNMRGIAGMGMWALGYDDGYSDLWNAIESKLTNCGVIPCTDTIYDLGGPAWSYFNDEQFTYTIAPTGASSLSLDFDTLNLESGYDSLWIFDGPTIASPLIGGYSGTVNPGTIASSGNSLTLKFYSDHATVKPGWKAIWNCSTDNVPPTTAVSAANWETQNFTATFTDNDNTAVSQKFYQVLDWDGSEWRANGNNGFFNDNFNTAIHPEWHNLTGSWSINTARLDQTDEALSNTNIYANVDQTTATAFLYHWQMNIGGSGTNKRGGMHFCCDDPTFPNRKNSYMVYYRPDQDKVQIYKYVNDVMNLMTDDDCVINANTWYDCKVIFDRTSGKITAFLNDVAVSTWTDPSPYQNGNSISLRTGNASVLFDDVKVYKIRGTSANVSIGNSFADVRYQNPDPLTPSCRIKSIVTDIYNNVSVPGSLNVNIDWTAPSAISVVNDGTSLDIDTTIIQNQLSANWASPVDANSGIAGYFYCAGDHAGDSNTIAWTGPITNPAVTQSATLVQGNTYYFSVKAVNGAGLKSAKAISDGVFVETNVFVAESHIQPQISISPNPFTDAISISFAESEYIPVRIEVLNETGQLMSSLSITNTKKLVLPIQTMGITVPGLYFLKIIFNNHPPFVYKIVRIQ from the coding sequence ATGAAAAAATTGTTACTTATCGCAGTCACTGTATTATTTCCTGTATATTCATTATTTGCTCAATCATATATTCACAAGGAGCAGCTTGAATATTACCGTCAGTTTGGCGAACAGAACAATGCTTTTTATGATTCTCTGAATGCCTTTATTCCCGGAAGTTCCAATACTCAGAAGTCAAATTGCAGCCTCAACAAAATAGTGTACGGATATCATCCTTACTGGAGCGGAAGTGCCTATCAAAATTACCGTTGGGATTTGCTGACCGACCTTTGTTTCTTTTCGTATGATGTGGATTCTCTCACCGGTAATGCCATTACTACGAATGGTTGGTCAACAGCTGCAGTTGTTGATACCGCTCAGGCGCACGGTGTCAGGGTGCATCTTTGCGCAACGCTGATGGACGGTCATGCGTACTTTCTTACACACAGCATAGCAAAACAAAATCTCATCACAAAACTTATTGCAGCCGTTCAGCAGCGCAATGCAGCCGGTGTGAATATTGACTTTGAAGCAGTCCCGTCATCGCAAAAAACAAACCTCACTAACTTTTTAATTGACCTCTGTAACCAGATGCACGCTGCAGTGCCCGGCTCTAAAGTAAGTATTGCCGCACCCGCCGTTAACTGGAACAGCACATTCGATATTGCTGCGCTCAACCCATATCTTGACTTTATCATTATCATGGGATATGATTATTACTGGAGCGGAAGTACACAGGCAGGCCCTGTTGACGGGCTATACAGCATGACCGGTGGAACGTATGACAACCTTTCGCGTAGTATCACCAATTATCTTTACTCGGGAGCTTCACCGTCAAAATTAATTCTTGCACTTCCATATTATGGTCGTGAATGGCACACAACAGGTTCCACCGTACCATCCAACACCATTGCAGGAACAAGCAGTGCGCGTACTTATAAGTTTCTCCGCGACAACAGCAGCGGCAACTATTCAAATGCGAATAAACATTGGGAAGGAAATAGTTTTACGCCCTATTACCTGTGGACCGATGGTATCTGGCACCAGTGTTTCGGGTTGGATTCAAAAAGCCTGAGCCGGCGGCTCGATATGGTAAACATGCGCGGAATAGCCGGAATGGGGATGTGGGCACTTGGGTACGACGACGGCTATTCCGACCTGTGGAACGCCATAGAATCAAAGCTTACGAATTGTGGGGTCATTCCCTGCACCGATACTATTTATGACCTTGGAGGACCGGCATGGAGCTATTTCAATGACGAGCAATTTACTTATACTATTGCCCCGACAGGCGCGTCGTCGCTTAGCCTCGATTTTGATACACTGAACCTTGAAAGCGGTTATGATTCGCTGTGGATTTTTGATGGTCCAACGATTGCATCACCATTGATTGGCGGCTATTCCGGAACGGTGAACCCCGGAACCATTGCGTCTTCAGGCAATTCGCTGACTCTGAAATTCTACTCCGACCACGCCACCGTAAAGCCCGGCTGGAAAGCCATTTGGAACTGCAGCACTGACAATGTGCCACCAACTACAGCTGTTAGCGCGGCAAACTGGGAAACGCAAAACTTTACCGCAACATTTACCGATAATGATAATACAGCGGTATCGCAGAAATTCTATCAGGTGCTGGACTGGGACGGAAGCGAATGGCGGGCGAATGGAAACAATGGATTTTTCAATGACAATTTTAACACTGCGATACATCCCGAATGGCACAACCTGACAGGCTCGTGGAGTATCAACACGGCAAGGCTTGACCAAACAGATGAAGCATTGAGCAATACAAATATTTATGCAAATGTTGACCAGACAACCGCCACAGCATTTTTATATCACTGGCAGATGAACATAGGCGGCAGCGGGACCAATAAGAGAGGTGGCATGCATTTTTGCTGTGACGACCCAACATTTCCCAATCGTAAAAATTCATACATGGTGTATTACCGTCCCGACCAAGACAAGGTCCAGATTTATAAATATGTGAATGATGTGATGAACCTTATGACCGATGATGACTGTGTTATCAATGCAAATACCTGGTACGACTGCAAAGTAATATTTGACCGCACAAGCGGCAAGATAACGGCATTTTTAAATGATGTGGCCGTTTCAACCTGGACAGATCCCTCACCCTATCAGAACGGAAACTCCATTTCATTACGAACCGGTAATGCCAGCGTACTTTTTGATGATGTAAAAGTTTATAAAATTCGCGGAACTAGCGCCAATGTAAGCATTGGTAATAGTTTTGCGGATGTGCGTTACCAAAATCCGGACCCGCTCACACCGTCGTGCCGCATAAAATCAATAGTTACGGACATTTATAATAACGTTTCAGTTCCCGGTAGTCTGAATGTAAATATAGACTGGACGGCGCCCTCAGCAATATCTGTGGTGAATGACGGCACATCTCTGGATATTGATACAACCATTATTCAGAATCAATTATCGGCCAACTGGGCAAGTCCGGTCGATGCAAATTCCGGAATCGCAGGCTATTTTTATTGTGCGGGAGACCATGCAGGAGATTCAAATACCATTGCATGGACAGGGCCGATAACAAATCCGGCTGTCACCCAAAGTGCAACGCTTGTGCAGGGCAACACGTATTATTTTTCGGTAAAAGCGGTCAATGGTGCAGGACTTAAATCGGCGAAAGCGATATCCGACGGAGTATTTGTTGAAACCAATGTATTTGTTGCAGAGAGCCATATTCAGCCTCAAATAAGCATATCACCAAATCCGTTTACCGATGCCATTTCCATTTCTTTCGCAGAAAGCGAATACATTCCGGTACGAATAGAAGTACTGAATGAAACGGGGCAACTAATGTCATCATTAAGTATTACAAATACAAAGAAGCTTGTATTACCAATACAAACTATGGGAATCACTGTTCCCGGTTTATATTTTCTGAAGATAATTTTCAATAATCATCCGCCATTTGTTTACAAAATTGTACGGATTCAATAG
- a CDS encoding serine hydrolase: protein MVNIALCAVFKSGTICGIFAIGQNELMVTADGKPIKENRRLRKMGVGLYVLTGAAILYFLVWYFFILQKEVLTQPVTDRGVPFLEKPSRWADSVLATMTLQQKAAQLFICDADANAYPKGDSQFLETIYKTGIGGLYFKRGSISSLPYTINHIQSGALVPILCATDAEFGLYGSSDSLSKLFRMNSLMDISDTKILKELASQIALQYRKNGLHMVFGPSLNIMNENTDKCYEPSYFMFINDCQKRLVSYTQELQKNGLIAVAQTFPAYRMAVVRDSMVPELLRKADSLRGIPLQKLIAAGLSGILLNNGPAPSKASIIDSLHSAYRFKGLVLSDLLNGKTAVGAEMVDVILKSLQTGSDMVLIPYGDGSLLQKAIDVASSKLPASELDAKVKKILYAKAWAIPHPFSPVNVDSANFFALGGRAEMMARRLAETSITLITNQEKFLPLKNLRDKKMAVLEVGSCSSAAFKNMAGKYSDVACFSITSNINEKSLETFVAKLKPYNTVLVAVYPVDKAITVQVVAEKLKAFLEKLKKQSKIVVSVFGEKEMLAALRGMPVLIWCGGSGTFYQEASAQAVFGGMPVMGRLPSSWSDKLCYNDGIYVPLATRLKYTIPEDAGLDRTDLDEIDNIVKSAIGNGAFPGCQVFCALKGKVIYNRAFGNHTYEKVEPVRTTDLYDIASVTKVAATTIALMTLYDRGKIKLDTTLEYYFDDLDKNASGKKVRIAKIKSLSLRDLLTHRSGLPSGMPIGRFISPAWALKQIRLAQKRAEIEASQDTTEQAEESVYNFDIDTNQVNLDADSLYKYIYSKTKKPEYSLEIADKMFMRNTIVDSIWQLAKQVGVRKSKNYLYSDMNLYLVMKVVERVSELQLDEYLDKVVYGPLNLRNTCFNPLNYYKKDCIIPTEEEKIFRKQLIHGYVHDPLAALNAGIGGNAGLFSSAQDLGILMQMMLNGGTYGGIRFFSEKTVDLFTSVQEGTYRGLGWDHQTKSGAKMIARSASSSTYGHTGFTGTCVWVDPEIGLVYVFLSNRVCPRSSNQKINATAIRQRVQQVVYNAIAKQKKS from the coding sequence TTGGTTAATATTGCACTGTGCGCGGTATTTAAATCAGGAACAATTTGTGGTATATTCGCAATTGGTCAAAATGAACTCATGGTAACTGCCGACGGTAAACCAATCAAAGAAAACAGAAGACTGCGTAAAATGGGTGTCGGTCTGTATGTATTGACAGGCGCGGCGATTTTGTATTTCTTGGTCTGGTATTTTTTCATACTTCAAAAAGAAGTGCTGACTCAACCTGTAACCGATCGTGGTGTGCCATTTCTCGAAAAGCCTTCAAGGTGGGCAGATTCAGTACTTGCCACTATGACGCTTCAGCAAAAAGCGGCGCAGCTTTTTATTTGCGATGCCGATGCGAACGCTTATCCGAAAGGCGATTCACAGTTTCTCGAGACGATTTACAAAACCGGAATTGGTGGTTTGTATTTTAAACGTGGCAGTATTTCTTCGTTACCTTATACAATCAATCATATTCAGTCGGGGGCACTCGTACCGATACTTTGCGCAACGGATGCGGAATTTGGCTTGTACGGTTCCTCAGACAGTCTGTCCAAATTGTTCCGCATGAATTCATTGATGGATATCTCCGATACGAAAATACTAAAGGAACTTGCCTCGCAAATTGCACTTCAATACAGAAAGAACGGTCTTCACATGGTGTTTGGTCCTTCATTGAATATCATGAATGAGAACACCGATAAATGTTACGAACCCTCGTATTTCATGTTTATTAATGATTGTCAGAAACGATTGGTTTCATATACGCAAGAGCTTCAGAAAAATGGTTTGATAGCTGTTGCTCAGACATTTCCTGCTTATAGAATGGCCGTAGTACGGGATTCAATGGTTCCTGAACTTCTGCGTAAAGCAGATTCGTTGCGGGGCATACCCTTGCAGAAACTTATAGCCGCCGGGCTTTCCGGAATTTTGCTGAATAACGGTCCGGCACCTTCAAAGGCTTCGATTATTGATTCTTTGCATTCTGCTTACCGTTTCAAAGGACTTGTGCTGTCTGATCTTCTTAACGGAAAAACTGCGGTGGGTGCGGAAATGGTGGATGTTATACTGAAGTCGCTGCAAACGGGCAGCGACATGGTGTTGATTCCATATGGTGATGGAAGCCTTCTGCAAAAAGCAATTGATGTGGCTTCAAGTAAATTGCCGGCATCTGAACTGGATGCGAAAGTAAAGAAGATTTTATATGCAAAAGCATGGGCGATTCCTCATCCTTTCAGCCCTGTGAACGTTGATTCTGCCAATTTTTTTGCGCTTGGCGGACGTGCTGAAATGATGGCGCGGAGACTAGCGGAAACATCGATTACGCTGATAACAAATCAGGAAAAATTTCTCCCGCTGAAAAATCTTCGGGATAAAAAAATGGCCGTTTTAGAGGTAGGTTCCTGCAGCAGTGCGGCTTTCAAAAACATGGCAGGAAAATATTCTGATGTGGCCTGCTTTTCGATTACGTCGAATATCAATGAAAAAAGCCTTGAAACATTTGTCGCAAAACTGAAGCCGTACAATACGGTGCTTGTTGCTGTTTATCCTGTTGACAAAGCGATAACGGTTCAAGTGGTTGCTGAAAAATTAAAAGCATTTTTGGAAAAACTGAAGAAACAATCAAAAATTGTTGTGAGCGTTTTTGGTGAAAAGGAAATGCTTGCCGCACTGCGCGGAATGCCTGTTTTGATATGGTGTGGCGGTAGCGGAACATTCTATCAGGAGGCTTCGGCGCAGGCTGTATTTGGAGGAATGCCCGTCATGGGAAGGCTTCCGTCAAGCTGGTCCGATAAGTTATGCTATAACGATGGTATTTATGTGCCGCTGGCAACACGACTGAAATACACCATTCCGGAAGATGCCGGACTTGACCGCACGGATCTTGACGAGATAGACAATATTGTAAAAAGTGCTATCGGTAATGGCGCTTTTCCCGGATGTCAGGTGTTTTGTGCACTGAAAGGAAAAGTAATTTATAACAGAGCATTCGGAAATCATACGTACGAAAAAGTTGAACCTGTACGTACAACTGATTTGTACGATATCGCTTCTGTGACCAAGGTGGCCGCCACGACCATCGCACTGATGACTCTCTATGACAGGGGAAAGATAAAACTCGATACCACTCTGGAATATTATTTTGATGATTTGGATAAAAATGCATCGGGCAAAAAAGTACGCATTGCAAAAATAAAATCACTCAGCCTGCGCGACCTTCTCACACACCGCTCGGGCTTACCGTCGGGAATGCCGATAGGGCGGTTTATCAGTCCGGCATGGGCACTCAAACAGATTCGGCTGGCACAGAAACGTGCGGAAATCGAAGCATCGCAGGACACCACAGAGCAGGCAGAAGAGTCGGTCTATAATTTTGATATTGACACCAATCAGGTGAATCTTGATGCCGACTCGCTGTATAAATATATTTATTCGAAGACTAAAAAGCCTGAATACTCGCTTGAAATTGCCGATAAAATGTTCATGAGGAATACCATTGTTGATTCAATCTGGCAACTGGCAAAACAGGTGGGAGTGCGCAAGAGCAAGAATTATTTGTACAGCGACATGAATTTGTATCTCGTCATGAAAGTGGTGGAACGTGTTTCTGAGTTGCAGCTTGACGAATATCTTGATAAAGTTGTATATGGTCCGCTGAACTTAAGGAATACCTGTTTCAACCCATTGAATTATTATAAAAAGGATTGCATTATTCCTACCGAAGAAGAGAAGATTTTCAGAAAGCAACTGATACATGGCTACGTGCATGATCCGCTTGCCGCGCTGAATGCGGGAATTGGTGGCAACGCAGGTCTATTCTCAAGTGCTCAAGATCTGGGCATTTTAATGCAGATGATGCTCAATGGCGGGACTTACGGTGGTATTCGTTTCTTCAGTGAGAAAACAGTTGACTTATTTACCTCTGTGCAGGAGGGCACATATCGTGGCCTGGGCTGGGACCATCAGACAAAAAGCGGTGCTAAAATGATTGCCCGGTCGGCATCGTCGTCTACTTACGGACATACCGGTTTTACCGGAACCTGCGTTTGGGTTGACCCTGAAATCGGACTGGTTTATGTGTTTCTTTCAAACAGGGTATGCCCGCGCAGCAGCAATCAAAAAATCAATGCAACGGCCATACGGCAAAGGGTTCAGCAGGTAGTTTACAATGCTATCGCTAAGCAGAAGAAAAGTTAA
- a CDS encoding ATP-binding protein, which yields MINRTIFPLLEKALNVKQIIVITGLRRIGKTTAVHHLLGKIRSSNKKFFDLERVEYRALFGEANYGNIVRSLRAEGLDFDKKAYIAIDEIQLVPNITSVIKYLYDTYNIKFILTGSSSFYIKNYFTESLAGRKRIFEMHPLTFGEYLLFKKVKTPVKKHIFRRVNTSEYNNLRHHYLDYINYGGFPEVVLARNIEDKKELLKDIINSYLRIDIKFLADFTRTDEIYKLITLLSSRASNKIDYTKLSNLSGIDRKTIKEYLGFFVDTYLIRLVPAFVRNADREIALQKKLYFTDNGILKILGQNITGILLENSVANQLALHGDIKYYAKKTGQEIDFILNDEISFEVKETPSVHDLKILEHRTSSLNLKKHYLTGLNISDAGFHDFVWAGSID from the coding sequence ATGATAAACCGGACAATTTTTCCATTATTGGAAAAAGCCCTGAACGTAAAACAGATTATTGTAATTACAGGATTGAGGCGGATTGGGAAAACCACAGCGGTTCATCATCTGCTTGGAAAGATTCGCTCGTCAAATAAAAAATTCTTCGACCTCGAACGTGTCGAGTACCGCGCACTTTTTGGAGAAGCAAATTATGGAAACATTGTGCGCTCTCTCCGGGCTGAAGGGCTTGATTTTGACAAAAAAGCATATATCGCAATCGATGAAATACAGCTCGTGCCAAACATCACAAGTGTAATCAAATACCTTTACGACACTTACAATATTAAATTCATTCTCACAGGCTCAAGTTCCTTCTACATAAAAAATTATTTTACCGAAAGCCTTGCCGGACGGAAACGCATATTTGAAATGCATCCTCTTACATTCGGGGAATACCTGCTTTTCAAAAAAGTAAAAACGCCCGTGAAAAAACATATTTTCAGACGGGTGAATACCTCCGAATATAATAATCTCAGGCATCATTATCTTGATTATATTAATTATGGCGGATTTCCGGAGGTAGTGCTGGCGAGGAATATAGAAGACAAAAAAGAATTACTGAAAGATATCATCAATTCTTACCTGAGAATAGACATTAAATTTCTCGCCGATTTTACCAGGACCGATGAGATATACAAACTCATTACACTTCTGTCGTCACGCGCATCCAATAAAATTGATTATACAAAACTTTCAAACCTGAGCGGAATAGACCGTAAAACCATCAAAGAATATCTTGGTTTTTTTGTGGACACATACCTCATCCGACTGGTACCGGCATTTGTGAGAAATGCCGATCGTGAAATTGCCCTTCAAAAGAAACTGTATTTTACTGACAATGGAATACTTAAAATACTCGGGCAAAATATAACCGGCATATTACTTGAAAATTCGGTTGCAAACCAGTTAGCACTGCATGGAGACATTAAGTATTATGCAAAAAAAACCGGCCAGGAAATTGATTTCATTTTGAATGATGAAATATCCTTTGAAGTGAAGGAAACACCGTCGGTACATGATTTGAAAATACTTGAGCACCGCACATCGTCTCTAAACCTGAAAAAGCACTATCTCACAGGTCTTAATATATCGGATGCCGGCTTCCATGATTTTGTGTGGGCCGGCAGTATTGATTGA
- a CDS encoding prolyl-tRNA synthetase associated domain-containing protein codes for MEKVLRGDVRLYEILDQLRISFDYYEHPPVPTVKEAAIYWKDLVATHCKNIFFRNHKGNRHYLVIMEFYRMLNIHDLEQRLRQGKLTFASPERLMNYLGLTPGSVSPFGLINDPSHHVHLFLDETLKHAERISFHPNINTASLVIKNEDFIRFLQWTGNTYEFVKMYEDEESKD; via the coding sequence ATGGAAAAAGTACTGAGAGGCGATGTAAGGCTTTATGAAATACTGGATCAACTGCGGATATCTTTTGATTATTATGAGCATCCGCCGGTACCGACGGTCAAAGAGGCTGCCATTTACTGGAAAGATCTGGTTGCGACGCATTGCAAGAATATCTTTTTTCGCAATCATAAGGGAAATCGCCATTATCTGGTCATCATGGAGTTTTACCGCATGCTCAACATTCACGATTTGGAGCAGCGACTGCGGCAGGGAAAGCTCACCTTTGCCTCGCCTGAAAGGCTCATGAATTATTTAGGATTGACGCCCGGTTCCGTATCACCCTTTGGTCTGATAAACGACCCCTCGCATCATGTACATTTGTTTCTGGACGAAACACTGAAGCATGCCGAGCGCATCAGTTTTCATCCGAATATAAATACGGCATCTTTAGTGATAAAGAATGAAGACTTTATCCGTTTCCTGCAGTGGACGGGCAATACGTACGAGTTCGTGAAAATGTACGAAGACGAAGAATCAAAAGACTAA